TGTGAACGCTTGTTTACCTGCCTCGGTGCCGCTTGCTGCAGCCAGTGTCGGAAGGAAAACCATCAACACGGGCAGGAGAATATTTCGGAACAACATGAATGCGAAGTTGACTACTGACCCGAGCAACTCAATCAGCGCAAATATCAGCCATCCGCCACTGCCGAGCACGCTGCCGAACGTTGTCACTACAGCCAGCGCGGAAATGTCGCCTTCACTGTTTCCCGCCGAGGCGGCTCGATCCAGCAACCACGTTGACAGTTCGTCGCCTGCAGTTAGAAGCAGTGTGATGCCTGTTGCATAACATGCGGTGACCATGATCAAGTTAACGACGGGTTGGACTCCACCAATCATGGTTTTGAAGTCCTGCGATAACACCATTTTCCCCAGCGCGAACAGGAAACCCAGAATCGCGAAAGCGGCTGTGTACCACGTCAAGTCGCCGATGACCTGGTTGACTGGGTCAGCTTTGAGGTCCGGTTGAGGAGCTTCCATCCACCAGGTGTTCAGCCACTTCATCATTGCCGCTGCCGCGTCGCTGATCGATTTTGCCGCTGTCGCCACTGCGTCATTGGCGAGGTCCTTGATTCCCTCTCCGGCCTTGCACCCGGCAAATCCCAGCGGATCAGAGAGGAAATCGCAGTCTTTGTCAGCCATTGCGGGGGCTCCAGGAAGTGTAAGCGGACGTGTCTTCCACAGCCTCTGGCGGAGAGACGGTTCCAGCGTCCCAGCGCCAATCGTCCTCTGCTTCATCCCACACCAGATCGACGACCAGGCTTGCGTTGGCGTCGGAGCCGCGAAGCAACAGATCCACACTGGCCGTGTCCTCTTCGTACGAGACGATTTGGAATCCTGCAAGCTCTACCATCGTCTTGTCCTCGGACGAAACCGAGCTCTCCTCATCGAAGAACTCTTTGGCTTCCGGCGAGTCGACTGCCGCTTCATAGACACCGCCATTCAGGAACGCCTGTGACAGGTTGAACGCCGCAAAGAGCGCCCCCGTGGGGGAATGCGCATAGCATTTCCAAAAATTGCCGTCACGTTTGGTCGGGCCATATGTCTGAGAGGTCGGTACGGTAATGCCATTCTTGTAGGCTTCCCACTTTGACTCTGGTGCCTCGACCGGGTAGTCCTGGTCGTCTGCCGGCACCCCGCAAGCACCGCCTGCTTGGGACGTATCGGTATCTGCCGCTTCGGAGGACTCTGGCTGTGATTCTCCCTGGTCATCCTCATGGTTGCGTCCAGCGAAGAAACCGAGAGCGATTCCACCGACTAATACGAGGGCTACCAGCGCGGCGGATAGAACCCACCACACGTTGAATTTCGTACTGAATGGTTCTTCCCTTGCCATGATCTACTTCCTCGTTCCCAGGGGCTCTGCTTATACGAATACTGCGATGATCGTTCCGGCGGCCGTGGCGAGAATACAGACGATGATGCAGATGACCAGGCCCTTGAATCCGTTGATCTCGCGGCCGGTGAACGAGGCGAACGCCAGGTAGCCGGCGGAGGCGAGGAACCCTGCCAAACCGAGGACGATCACGCCCCAGGCAATCCAGTTCAGCAGTGTTGTGAACCCATCTGTGCCGGGAGGCTGCTCCGGGTTGGGGTTTGGCAGAGCTGCAATCGTGTCAGCGCTCGAGGCGATGAGGTCGAACATTACTTCTTCTCCTTAGTTTCTGTCAGCGACAGGATCTTCTTCATGGTCTGCTTGATGCGGCGCGGGAGCCGCTGAGTATCGGGAGGGCTGATCCGCCATTCCTCGATCCAGGGCACATGCCAACCGTGTGGAGTCATCTGCCCAAGTCGTTTCGTCGCCTTCTTCTGTGCCTCCAGCAGTTTCGGGCCGTCATCGACGATCACGATCCCGAGGAGGCGTGAATCTTGCAGTGACCCACTCGCCCACTGTTTGGCGAATTCCATCCCCGCTTCAATGCCTGCGCGGTGATTACGGCAGACGGCCACCACGTTGAGTTCGGGCCTCGGTCGTGTCCAACCTCCCGCGATCGGCCAACCGAGTCCCACGTCTGTGGCCTGGTCTCCGAAGAAGCTCGCCACCGTCGAAGTTCCGGCCCCGCCGTGGAGGCCCATGACAACAACCGGTGCCCAATCGGTGACCTCTTGACGAGTCCACGGCTCCGTTGCAGGAGCAGTCGCGTTGATGGCCTCAGGGGTTTCCGGTCCACTCATGGTGATGCGGTCACCGAACAGATCGTCGGCGACATCCACCTCCTGCGGTGGCGCTTCCGCCGGCTGCGGAATGAACGGATTGCTGGTCATTCGAACCTGATTTCTCTAGTCGACTTCCAGTCCCAGTCTACGGGAACGCGGCCTAGTGTCAATAGATACTGCGCGTTCTTTTGGTACGTTCATTCATGTTTAAACTATTGACGGTTGAGGCGCTTTCCGCGTACTGTTGCACCATGCGCACATACTGGAACAGGCAGGCAACCACTGTTGTGGTTATCCTCACACTCGGACTTACGATAACGGGATGCACTGACGCAGGGAAATCACAGGATCCCGCATCGTCGACACCCACCGTCTCTGTGACTGAGCCGCCCACGACTCCCGCCGCACGTCAGAGTGCGTATGACGATGCCGCGAAGACTGTGACAACGGTGATGACAGAATATTTCGACACCAAACGTTCATCTGACGAATGGTTCGCGGCACTCGAACCGCATCTGAGCTTGGAGGCTCAGTACCTTTATGAGGATGCAAATATCAAGAACATTCCTGATGGGAACGTGACCGGCACCCCACAGCTGGTGTCTGACGATGCCAAGGGGCTGCGTTACTTCGTCGACACGAGCATCGGCCAGTTTACGGTGATCCTTGTCCTCGAGGGCGATTCCGGCGGGGCATACGTCGTCGACGAAATACAGTCCCCAGGATCGGGAAAGTACGACTGATGAAGAAAGCCGTCGTCGGAGTCATCGCGATCATCCTCGTCATCCCCCTGCTCGTCGTCATCCTCTTCAGCGGTGGCGGCTGCGCAGACGGGGCCGAGCCTGGACCGTCCGACCCTGGACTCAAAGACGATGCCATCGGCAACGGTGCCGATCAGATCCCGGAAAAGGCAGTCCCATGGGCGGAGAAGGCCGCGAACTCGGGTAAGTATCGCTACTCTGTCGCGTTCGTCGCGGCAGACATGTTCGCGGAGTCTGGATTCGACCCGGCAGCGGCAGTGGGTGACTCCAACGGCGGCACAAAGGGTCTGACGCAGATCAACAACGCCAATTGGAAGCACATCTATGGGCACGATTGGAACGCTGACGAAGACGGCAACGGCACGCCGGATATTGAAGATCCACTGATTCACGCCGAGTACGCGGCGAAGCTCTGGGACGAGCAGATCGACCAGATTCACAAGTTCAAGAAGGACAACCCCGATTCCGGTGCGGCGGAAGCCTCGGACCTCGAGCTACTGCTGGTCGCGCACAACGCCGGCTTCGGGCGAGTGGAGAGCTACCCGGACATTCCGGACTCCACCCGCAATACATACATTCCCAAGATCACGAAGTGGGCGAAACGGTGGGGCGGCCTCGATATTAAGAAGACCAACGTCGGCGGACAGCCGAAAGGCGTCGACGCACAGGCCGGCGGTGATGTCGTCCGACCGCAGAAGAACAGCGATCTCAACCTCGGACCGGTCAAACCGCACGTGCAGGAAGCCGCCGAGGTCATCTCGGAAGAATTCGGGATCACCGACATTGGAGGATACCGCTCCAGTGGCTCACGAGACCCGAACGGTCACCCTGCTGGCCTGGCGATCGACGTCATGGTCCCCCTCGACGGTAAAGGTAAGAAGCAAGGCGATGAGGTCGCCAAGTACGTCATCGACAACCACAAGGAACTCAACGTTAAGTACCTCATCTGGTACCAGCGGATCATGAACGTCGACCGTGGAGAGACGAAGTGGCGAGGCATGGATGACCGTGGGTCCGACACTCAGAACCACAAGGACCACGTGCACATTTCCTTCAACGCTAGTGACGATGGCGACCCCGGTGAGGCCAAGGGCGGCGGAAGCGTTGACCTGCCCGACGAATGCCCCGCAGGCGGCGGTGACGATGCGCCCAAGGGCGGGAAGAACAAGCCCGGACCGTGGGGTGGACACGACAACGGCCGCATCCCCACCGACGAGCTCAAAGCAATCCCTTGGGCTAAGGATGAGTATCTGCGTTCCGATGCCACGGACTCATTGATCAAAATGAACAACGACTTCAAAAAGAAGTTCGGTACCGACATGGGCATTACCGATGCCTACCGTGACTATGAGGAACAGGAATACCTCTACAAGACCAAACCGCCGGGCATGGCGGCCACACCCGGTAAATCAAACCATGGTTGGGCGCTGGCCGTTGACTACGGAACCGGAATCAACCGTTTCGGCACGCCTCAGCACAAGTGGATGAAAGACAATGCCGGTAAGTACGGGTGGCAGCACCCGGAATGGGCACGTGAGGGGCAGAAGAACGCTGAAGCCTGGCACTGGGAATACTACGGACTGGACAAATGAGCACACTGAATCCTGAAGACGTCCCCCCGTTCCCCGTCTACGCACTCGAATACGACGGGGACACGGTTCTGCTGGACAAAGTCATCGTCGAACCCGCCGTCGGTCAGGAGCTGACCGAGGCAGGCTTACAGGCAGTCGCTCGCAAAGCGAGCGACGCCGGCCTGGACGCGGTACGTGTCCGAGTGGTGACCCCGGACGACACTCACCTGATGATCGTCAACTCCGAGGGCGACGCAGAGGACATCACGCCCTCAGACGAGCCGACCAAGCCGTCAAGGCGCAAACGCGGTCTCATTATTGGGGCCGCCGTTCTCACTCTCGTTCTTCTCGCCGGAGGCGGCGTCGCTGTCGGCAAGGCCATCAAGGCCGCCAACACTGAACCTGTGGCGGCGGCACCTCCGCCGATCCCTGGCGAACATGCCGCTATCCCCATCGGGCTCCCACCTGGTTTCGGCAGCACCGCCGACTGGTCCCTCCCTGTCGCCGATGGCCGACCGCCCGTCGTCATGAACAACGGCCAGGTGCTTCTGACGACACCCGACGATCGCCTCGAGATTCATGAGACGAAGCGCGCTCAAACCGTGTGGTCATCCTCGACGGTGCCGAATGGAACCACACCGATTGTCGAGACCACGTGGACTGACCGGCCAGTCCTCGCGTCGGCAACCGGCCGTGCGCTGACCCTGTGGCCCCTTGACCTCGATGACAAGAGCAACGTTCCGGCCGTCGAGGTCGACCTCAACGCGCAGGCCGACGTCACCTATGCAGGCTCAGCTCCGCTCATCGACCTCGGCGACTACACCGTCGCCGTGCCTGCCGAGAACGGGGTCCAACGCGTCTCCGTTCCACCTGGCACGCACCCTGTGGCTGCAGGAAACGACATCATCGTCTCCGTGGGTGACAACAGCATCGCTAAGACAGCGTTCACGTCCAAGGCGACCTCGACCACGACCGATTTCGAGCGACCGAAAGGCACCAAAGGTGCTCCCACCTCGGCCATTGGTCTGACTCCGACACGCGCGGTCGTGACGTGGAAGGCTGACAAAAAAGAGACGACGGCCTTAGTCGATACCGAGAAGGGCAAGGTCCTCGCCACGATCGACGGGCGTGCCCCCCGCGTCGAAGAACTCCCGCAGGTCGACGAGACGGCTGGCACCGCACTCGCTGGTTCCTACTTCATTCGCTACGACGGGGACAAGCCCAAGATCGTCGACCTTGACGTGGCATCCAGGGACGCTGTTCTCGACGGAAACCACGTCTACACCACCAACCAGGACGGACCACTTGACCTGAAAGTCAGCGGCAACAAAGTCGTTCCATCCGCGTGGGAGCCACTTGCCCCGGACGATCCACCTCCGGCTGCTGTGGCCACCGACGCGGCCTATGTTCTTGCAGAGAAAGTCGACCAATCCATTCTTTACCGCGCACCCCGCCAGGAAGAGGAAACAACACCATGATCGCCATCGAGCTCGACACCGACGGTAACGGGCACATCCAGCTCCCGACCGGGACGCGCAGGATCACTGCGGACTCTCTGTCCGAGGCCCGCAGCCAGGTCATCACCATTCTCACCAACCATGCTCAAACGAACGGGCGGATCCTGAACGCCTCGGTCACGACGGCCACCGAGGGAACCGTGATCCTCGAGGTCCAGCCCAACGGGACCATCAACGAACTCGATGCACCACCACAGGAGGAACCGATCATGCACCGTGCTGAAGATGCCCCCGCAACTGACAGCACCGTGGACACGGCCCCGCAGACCGTGTCCGCCACTCCCCCGAGGCCGTCAGCACCGCCGCCGCAGGCGGCATCTGTAATGCCCTCACACGAACCCGTTGAACAACCCCTGCAGGAGACTGTTTTCCAGGCGCCGGCCGACCACTCTCCGAGTTCTGGACTCATTCTTGGCGACGGTAGCCCGGCCGCCGCAGGCGCTCGTGCCGTTGAGGCCCCAATTGGGCGCAGCTTTGTCAAAGAGGCAAAAGACGTGCCTGCCGAAGGATTCCGCGGCGTCGTTTACAAAGCCACCGGAGGACTCCTCAACACCGGTCCCAGCCGCCGCGAAATCCACCGACGAGAGCTTCACGGTCGAGTCGCGAAACCAATCTCAGGCACTCGCAACATCGTTTATATGTGTCTTAAAGGTGGAATCTCGAAGACGTCGACGACAAGCGGGGTCGGACTCACGCTGGCTGAATACCGTCCTGACTCGGTCCTTGCGATTGATACCAACCCCGATGCCGGGGATCTCGCTGACCGACTGCTCGGCCATGACCAGGTCGAATCAACCAGTCCCCGGACCATCACCGATCTGGTCTCTGCCCTCGACGCTAACCAGATCGACAACCTCACCGACCTCAACCGCTACACGCAGACATCAGGGCGGCTGCACTTCATCGCTGGAGAGCAAGATCCCGACGTGTCGGAATCACTCACCGCCGATCAATACCATGCCGTCCGCGACACCGTCGACCGGTTCTACCCGATCACGCTCACCGACTGTGGCACCGGAGTCACCCATCCGGCGATGAAAGGCATCCTTGAACGAGCCGATCAGATCGTCGTGGCTTCAGGGTGGGCCGTGACTGGAGCCAAGCGAGCACAACGCACCCTGACCTGGCTCCACGAAGCCCACGACGGTGCCTACAAGAACCTGGCCGAGAACGCTATCGTAGTCCTCACCGATACCGGAGCCACCAGCAAGGACGTGGATAGAGACGCCATCATCGA
The window above is part of the Brevibacterium spongiae genome. Proteins encoded here:
- a CDS encoding MinD/ParA family ATP-binding protein, with protein sequence MIAIELDTDGNGHIQLPTGTRRITADSLSEARSQVITILTNHAQTNGRILNASVTTATEGTVILEVQPNGTINELDAPPQEEPIMHRAEDAPATDSTVDTAPQTVSATPPRPSAPPPQAASVMPSHEPVEQPLQETVFQAPADHSPSSGLILGDGSPAAAGARAVEAPIGRSFVKEAKDVPAEGFRGVVYKATGGLLNTGPSRREIHRRELHGRVAKPISGTRNIVYMCLKGGISKTSTTSGVGLTLAEYRPDSVLAIDTNPDAGDLADRLLGHDQVESTSPRTITDLVSALDANQIDNLTDLNRYTQTSGRLHFIAGEQDPDVSESLTADQYHAVRDTVDRFYPITLTDCGTGVTHPAMKGILERADQIVVASGWAVTGAKRAQRTLTWLHEAHDGAYKNLAENAIVVLTDTGATSKDVDRDAIIETLQHLCRDVHIVPFDAEIGKGDLISLDELRPATRQAFLEIGASIVDAL
- a CDS encoding D-alanyl-D-alanine carboxypeptidase family protein, translating into MKKAVVGVIAIILVIPLLVVILFSGGGCADGAEPGPSDPGLKDDAIGNGADQIPEKAVPWAEKAANSGKYRYSVAFVAADMFAESGFDPAAAVGDSNGGTKGLTQINNANWKHIYGHDWNADEDGNGTPDIEDPLIHAEYAAKLWDEQIDQIHKFKKDNPDSGAAEASDLELLLVAHNAGFGRVESYPDIPDSTRNTYIPKITKWAKRWGGLDIKKTNVGGQPKGVDAQAGGDVVRPQKNSDLNLGPVKPHVQEAAEVISEEFGITDIGGYRSSGSRDPNGHPAGLAIDVMVPLDGKGKKQGDEVAKYVIDNHKELNVKYLIWYQRIMNVDRGETKWRGMDDRGSDTQNHKDHVHISFNASDDGDPGEAKGGGSVDLPDECPAGGGDDAPKGGKNKPGPWGGHDNGRIPTDELKAIPWAKDEYLRSDATDSLIKMNNDFKKKFGTDMGITDAYRDYEEQEYLYKTKPPGMAATPGKSNHGWALAVDYGTGINRFGTPQHKWMKDNAGKYGWQHPEWAREGQKNAEAWHWEYYGLDK
- a CDS encoding DUF6668 family protein, with the translated sequence MTSNPFIPQPAEAPPQEVDVADDLFGDRITMSGPETPEAINATAPATEPWTRQEVTDWAPVVVMGLHGGAGTSTVASFFGDQATDVGLGWPIAGGWTRPRPELNVVAVCRNHRAGIEAGMEFAKQWASGSLQDSRLLGIVIVDDGPKLLEAQKKATKRLGQMTPHGWHVPWIEEWRISPPDTQRLPRRIKQTMKKILSLTETKEKK